From Bacillus sp. Bos-x628, the proteins below share one genomic window:
- a CDS encoding tetratricopeptide repeat protein produces the protein MNKVPVVELASLLNDWNMEIKKDHADEAERLFAKAKKAVEEIDDADILMYYSLLEKRHRILMYNLRGQKGDVSPKSIEGHYQNKDDDLSNRLAYYFDFYEGVYEQHQGNYEVALQMYQSAEKLLDKIPSEIERADFDFKVAWLYYRLSHIMLSLSYIRRALQIYKRHKHYERRTALSYSLIAANLTEIGRYEEALENYRHAENILMNEQDDFMMAQHHHNVAILYSFWNRPKESICHLEKALSHQEYYDSDFFFHSTYLISRQLCVIGEKQRAHQYIEAAYARIKDASHEVFQLKLGIVHDLYLTNAPQRFQQIDDKLRKLEEKNEYHEVKELSQFVAKYCEKQNLYKQSVFYLNKSLEADLNMKRMGMI, from the coding sequence ATGAACAAAGTTCCTGTTGTGGAATTAGCATCATTATTAAATGACTGGAACATGGAAATCAAAAAAGATCATGCAGACGAGGCTGAAAGGTTATTTGCAAAAGCAAAAAAAGCAGTAGAGGAAATCGATGATGCTGATATACTCATGTACTATTCCTTGCTTGAGAAGAGACACCGCATACTCATGTACAATTTGAGAGGGCAAAAGGGTGATGTTTCGCCAAAAAGTATAGAAGGGCATTATCAAAATAAGGATGATGATTTGTCCAATCGCTTAGCCTACTATTTCGACTTTTATGAGGGTGTATATGAGCAACATCAGGGGAACTATGAGGTTGCATTACAGATGTATCAAAGTGCAGAAAAGCTCCTAGATAAAATACCAAGTGAAATAGAACGTGCTGATTTTGATTTTAAGGTGGCATGGCTTTACTATCGCCTAAGTCATATTATGCTCTCATTAAGTTATATCCGCAGAGCCCTTCAAATCTATAAACGTCACAAGCATTATGAAAGAAGGACAGCACTCTCTTATTCTCTGATCGCAGCAAATTTAACAGAGATCGGAAGGTATGAAGAGGCGCTTGAGAATTATCGTCATGCTGAAAATATTCTTATGAATGAGCAGGATGACTTTATGATGGCTCAGCATCATCATAATGTTGCCATCTTATATTCATTTTGGAACAGGCCGAAAGAGTCTATATGTCATCTTGAAAAAGCATTATCTCATCAAGAGTATTATGATTCAGATTTCTTTTTCCATTCTACGTATCTGATCAGCAGGCAACTCTGTGTAATTGGTGAAAAACAGCGTGCACACCAATATATAGAAGCCGCTTATGCTAGAATTAAAGATGCTTCTCATGAAGTGTTTCAACTAAAATTAGGCATTGTACATGATCTATATTTAACGAATGCTCCACAAAGATTTCAGCAAATTGATGACAAATTAAGAAAGTTAGAAGAGAAGAATGAATATCATGAAGTGAAAGAGCTCTCACAATTTGTTGCAAAATATTGCGAAAAGCAAAATCTTTATAAGCAATCTGTGTTTTACTTGAATAAAAGTTTAGAAGCGGATTTAAATATGAAAAGAATGGGGATGATTTAA